A region of Fibrobacter succinogenes subsp. succinogenes S85 DNA encodes the following proteins:
- a CDS encoding NAD(+) synthase yields MFGFYRFASVSPVLKVADTAYNTEEIIKSAKEAASNGAAFVVFPELCITGYTCSDLFHQELLLQNSFNALLKIAGAFADSDVVLAVGLPLRMFGRLYNCAAFLQHGKLIAVTPKIHLPNQREFYEKRHFSSGRDLLRGAVGGSVGAIRCYFDGVGEVPVTNYFTVKCGALGQNGSECAGSEVRVGVELCEDLWTPVPPSGELALAGANVIVNLSASDALVGKRDYRRNLVLNQSARCMAAYVYASAGVHESTTDMVFSGHLMIAENGSLIAESKPFSRETEIVYADVDVERLNMQRLSEGSFQDFDSREIVARAASFDGLRAVEKLQYRFVSPMPFVPGSLESRDQSCTEIFNIQCAGLAKRLEASRSKRAVIGLSGGLDSTLALLVVAETFKLLKRPALEILSLTMPGFGTTKRTKNNAVLLAELLGVELRTVSIKDACLQHFKDIGHDPQKLDVTYENVQARERTQILMDVANGEGGIVIGTGDLSEIALGWSTYNADHMSMYAVNCDIPKTLVRHIVHWYADNSLKFSADAKTAMELKKVLYDILDTPVSPELLPADDNGQIAQKTESILGAYEIHDFFLYHFAKYGATPQKLLFLAKYAFAGKFTDEEIEKALTVFVRRFFTQQFKRSCIPDGPKVGTISLSPRADWRMPSDASFADWLK; encoded by the coding sequence ATGTTTGGATTCTATCGATTTGCGAGCGTTTCCCCGGTCTTGAAGGTGGCCGATACGGCCTACAATACCGAGGAAATCATCAAAAGTGCGAAGGAAGCTGCCTCTAACGGGGCGGCTTTTGTCGTATTCCCGGAACTGTGCATTACGGGTTACACGTGTAGCGACCTGTTCCATCAGGAACTGCTGTTGCAAAATAGCTTTAACGCTTTATTGAAAATCGCGGGTGCTTTTGCCGATAGCGATGTTGTTCTTGCCGTGGGACTTCCGTTGCGAATGTTCGGGCGCTTGTACAACTGTGCCGCGTTCTTGCAACATGGTAAGCTCATTGCAGTGACGCCCAAGATTCATTTGCCGAACCAGCGTGAATTCTATGAGAAACGCCATTTCTCGAGCGGTCGCGACTTGTTGCGTGGTGCCGTTGGCGGCTCTGTTGGAGCAATCCGTTGCTATTTCGATGGCGTTGGCGAAGTGCCGGTGACAAATTACTTTACCGTAAAGTGTGGTGCGCTTGGTCAAAACGGCAGCGAATGCGCGGGTTCCGAAGTTCGCGTTGGCGTTGAACTTTGCGAGGACTTGTGGACGCCTGTACCGCCGAGTGGTGAACTTGCACTTGCCGGTGCAAATGTAATTGTGAATTTGTCGGCAAGCGATGCTCTCGTGGGCAAGCGCGATTACCGCAGGAATCTTGTATTGAATCAGTCGGCAAGATGCATGGCTGCCTATGTGTATGCATCGGCAGGCGTTCACGAATCGACAACGGATATGGTCTTTAGCGGTCACTTGATGATTGCCGAAAACGGTTCGTTGATTGCCGAAAGTAAGCCGTTCTCGCGCGAAACGGAAATCGTCTATGCAGATGTTGATGTCGAACGCTTGAATATGCAACGCCTGAGCGAAGGCTCGTTCCAGGATTTCGATAGCCGAGAAATTGTAGCGCGTGCCGCAAGTTTTGATGGCCTGCGTGCTGTCGAAAAACTGCAATACCGATTTGTTTCTCCGATGCCATTTGTGCCGGGCTCTCTAGAATCTCGCGATCAGTCTTGCACTGAGATTTTCAATATCCAGTGTGCAGGTCTTGCGAAACGTCTGGAAGCTTCGCGCTCCAAGCGTGCTGTGATTGGACTTTCGGGCGGTCTTGATTCGACGCTTGCATTGCTTGTTGTTGCAGAAACATTCAAGTTGCTGAAACGCCCTGCGTTGGAAATCTTGTCGCTCACGATGCCCGGATTCGGAACGACGAAGCGCACGAAGAATAATGCTGTTTTGCTTGCGGAGCTTTTGGGCGTTGAACTGCGGACTGTAAGCATCAAGGATGCGTGCCTCCAACATTTCAAGGATATCGGCCATGACCCGCAAAAGCTTGACGTGACTTATGAGAATGTCCAGGCGCGCGAACGCACGCAGATTCTGATGGATGTCGCGAATGGCGAAGGCGGAATTGTGATAGGAACGGGCGACCTTTCCGAGATTGCGCTTGGCTGGAGCACGTACAATGCCGATCACATGTCAATGTATGCGGTCAACTGCGATATTCCCAAGACGCTTGTGCGCCATATCGTACACTGGTATGCGGACAACTCGCTGAAGTTTAGTGCCGATGCAAAAACGGCTATGGAATTGAAGAAAGTCTTGTACGACATTCTCGATACGCCAGTGTCACCGGAACTTTTGCCTGCCGATGATAATGGACAAATTGCGCAGAAGACCGAAAGCATTTTGGGCGCATACGAAATCCACGATTTCTTCCTCTATCATTTTGCCAAGTATGGTGCAACTCCGCAAAAACTTTTGTTCCTTGCGAAATACGCATTTGCGGGCAAGTTTACGGATGAAGAAATTGAAAAGGCGCTTACAGTCTTTGTGCGTCGATTCTTTACGCAACAATTCAAGCGGAGTTGCATTCCGGATGGCCCGAAGGTCGGAACGATTTCACTTTCGCCCCGTGCGGACTGGCGCATGCCAAGTGACGCAAGTTTTGCGGACTGGCTGAAATAA
- the gltB gene encoding glutamate synthase large subunit: MNAQALYDPANEHDACGVGLVANINNVASHQIVLQGITVLKRLMHRGAAGGDPETGDGAGLLLSMPHKFFRKLYPTLPARYGVGMFFVENTLEAESFDAKIREIAEAEGVKVLQFREVPVNPTKIGRTARETLPHIRQVFFDGSAFSTNESFDIKLYVVRRLIEKACKGLYVCSCSRRSIVYKGLLLASQIEGFYKDLNDLDFESPIALVHQRYSTNTFPTWPLAHPFRYLAHNGEINTLRGNLNSLRAREPHLKSSVIGDDLKKLLPLVPGGQSDSASLDNMFELLVAAGRSLPHAMMMLMPQAWGQKHYLGRDVRGFFEYESMLMEPWDGPAAVAFSDGVNAGAILDRNGLRPARYTLCKDGLFVMASETGVLDLRDDEVEEKGRLKPGEIIYLDLENHRILKNAEMKAQVARSKPYRRWVAENKMSVRGLFSEINPSDVPDDLLVQQKRFGYSAEDLSVILKPMAKNGAEPIGSMGNDAALAVLSDKPQPLFNYFKQLFAQVTNPPIDPIREELVMSLTTYIGNHGNILEETPEQAHLIKIPRPIVTEDEIRRFENIGDKSFKAKVLKMQFPLGGNGEVLEAALQNLAGDAVRAVSDGFDIIVLSDKNVDWGYVPMPSLLATACVNRTLVEAGVRPEIGLIVQSGEVREVMHFALLLGYGATVINPYLAFQSLTSMCHSGDLDVDPVTAAANYVKAVDKGLLKIMSKMGISTLRSYRSAQIFEAVGLNKELVEKFLPGTASRIEGIGLEEIAREVGERQNVAFADASKVLQSGGQYSFRKEGEKHLWTPQSLATFRQAVQGGDYEKFKAYSKLINDQSERQATLRGLFKFKQTTPIDISEVESRESIIHHFVAGAMSLGSLSPEAHETIAIAMNRIGAMSNCGEGGEDPDRNTPAANGDIRSSAIRQIASGRFGVTIDYLRHAKDLQIKMAQGAKPGEGGQLPAHKVNEFVARIRHSIPNVSLISPPPHHDIYSIEDLAQLIYDLRNANPKARVSVKLVSEVGVGTIAAGVAKAHADVVLISGHDGGTGASPLTSIKHAGLPWELGIAEAEQTLVLNDLRGRVKLQVDGQLKTGRDVVVAALLGAEEFGFATNLLVSLGCVMDRKCHTNQCPMGIATQDPEFRKRFAGKPEYVENFLYFIADEVREILASLGLRSLEEACGRSDLLERDEAIAFYKAHNLDFSKIFETVNGGIKSYDKNYVKEALENFDRRELLPFVSDTLKSGANVELCTVVHNTDRTVGTELSGEVDEHFGVKGLPEDTIKVHLHGVAGQSFGAFLAPGVTLDLEGEANDFMGKGLSGGKIIVRPPSNASFKAEDNVIAGNVIGYGGTSGKIFINGLAGERFGIRNSGMLLVSEGVGDHGCEYMTGGRVVVLGRVGVNFAAGMTGGFAYVYDETGHFDLSCNVDSVDLESVLPGTDSEKELLDIIGQHVKATGSEKGNRILENWNSERPKFVKIFPVDYRNALQGKA; encoded by the coding sequence ATGAACGCTCAAGCACTTTACGATCCGGCCAACGAACACGACGCCTGCGGTGTCGGCCTGGTCGCTAATATTAATAATGTTGCCTCGCACCAGATAGTGTTGCAGGGTATCACGGTCTTGAAAAGACTTATGCATCGCGGTGCGGCTGGTGGCGACCCGGAAACGGGTGATGGCGCTGGCCTTTTGCTTTCTATGCCGCACAAGTTCTTCCGCAAGCTTTATCCGACGCTTCCGGCACGCTATGGCGTTGGCATGTTCTTTGTCGAAAATACGCTTGAAGCGGAATCCTTTGACGCTAAGATTCGTGAAATTGCCGAAGCTGAAGGCGTGAAGGTTCTCCAGTTCCGCGAAGTTCCGGTAAACCCGACTAAGATTGGCCGCACGGCTCGCGAAACCTTGCCGCATATTCGTCAGGTGTTCTTTGACGGTTCTGCATTCAGCACGAATGAATCTTTCGACATTAAGCTGTATGTGGTGCGCCGCTTGATTGAAAAGGCTTGCAAAGGTCTTTACGTCTGCAGCTGCAGCCGCCGTAGCATTGTTTATAAGGGGCTTTTGCTTGCAAGCCAGATTGAAGGCTTCTACAAGGACTTGAACGATCTCGATTTTGAATCCCCGATTGCACTTGTCCACCAGCGTTATTCTACGAATACGTTCCCGACTTGGCCGCTTGCCCATCCGTTCCGTTACCTCGCTCACAACGGCGAAATCAATACGTTGCGCGGTAACCTCAACAGCTTGCGCGCTCGTGAACCGCATTTGAAGAGCTCTGTTATCGGTGATGACTTGAAGAAGCTTTTGCCGCTCGTTCCGGGTGGTCAGAGTGACTCGGCTAGCCTTGATAATATGTTTGAACTTCTCGTTGCTGCGGGCCGTAGCCTTCCGCATGCGATGATGATGCTCATGCCGCAGGCCTGGGGCCAGAAGCATTACCTCGGCCGCGATGTGCGTGGCTTCTTTGAATATGAATCCATGCTCATGGAACCGTGGGATGGTCCGGCTGCTGTCGCGTTCTCCGATGGTGTGAATGCGGGCGCAATCCTTGACCGTAACGGCCTCCGTCCGGCACGTTACACTTTATGTAAAGATGGCCTCTTCGTGATGGCTTCTGAAACGGGCGTGCTTGACTTGCGCGATGATGAAGTCGAAGAAAAGGGCCGCCTCAAACCAGGTGAAATCATCTACCTCGATTTGGAAAACCACCGCATCTTGAAAAATGCCGAAATGAAGGCTCAGGTGGCACGTAGCAAACCTTACCGCCGCTGGGTTGCCGAAAACAAGATGAGTGTTCGTGGCCTCTTCAGCGAAATCAATCCGTCTGATGTTCCGGATGATTTGCTCGTACAGCAGAAGCGCTTTGGCTATTCTGCCGAAGATTTGTCTGTCATCTTGAAGCCGATGGCCAAAAATGGTGCAGAACCGATCGGCTCCATGGGTAACGATGCCGCTTTGGCCGTGCTTTCGGACAAGCCGCAGCCGCTGTTCAACTACTTTAAGCAGTTGTTCGCCCAGGTGACGAACCCGCCGATTGACCCGATTCGTGAAGAGCTCGTGATGAGCCTTACGACTTACATCGGTAACCACGGCAATATTCTTGAAGAAACTCCGGAACAGGCGCACCTCATCAAGATTCCGCGCCCGATCGTGACCGAAGACGAAATCCGCCGCTTTGAAAACATTGGCGATAAGAGCTTCAAGGCTAAGGTGCTCAAGATGCAGTTCCCGCTGGGCGGAAACGGTGAGGTGCTCGAAGCCGCTTTACAGAATTTGGCAGGTGATGCTGTGCGTGCTGTGAGCGACGGTTTTGATATCATCGTGCTTTCGGATAAGAACGTGGATTGGGGCTACGTGCCGATGCCTTCGCTTTTGGCAACGGCTTGCGTGAACCGCACCTTGGTCGAAGCTGGTGTTCGTCCGGAAATCGGTTTGATTGTGCAGTCCGGTGAAGTCCGCGAAGTTATGCACTTTGCTTTGTTGCTCGGTTACGGTGCAACGGTCATCAACCCGTACCTTGCATTCCAGAGCCTTACCAGCATGTGCCATAGCGGCGACCTGGATGTCGATCCGGTGACGGCTGCTGCAAACTACGTCAAGGCTGTGGACAAGGGTCTTTTGAAGATCATGTCGAAGATGGGTATCTCGACGCTCCGTAGCTACCGCAGTGCCCAGATCTTTGAAGCTGTCGGCTTGAACAAGGAACTTGTCGAAAAGTTCTTGCCGGGTACGGCTAGCCGCATCGAAGGTATCGGTCTTGAAGAAATCGCTCGCGAAGTGGGTGAACGCCAGAATGTCGCATTTGCCGATGCAAGCAAGGTTCTTCAGTCGGGTGGCCAGTACAGCTTCCGCAAGGAAGGCGAAAAGCACTTGTGGACTCCGCAGTCGCTCGCTACATTCCGCCAGGCTGTGCAGGGTGGCGATTACGAAAAGTTCAAGGCCTACAGCAAGCTCATCAACGACCAATCTGAACGTCAGGCAACATTGCGTGGCCTCTTCAAGTTCAAGCAGACGACTCCGATTGATATCTCTGAAGTCGAATCCCGCGAATCCATTATCCACCACTTTGTGGCAGGCGCTATGAGCCTTGGCTCCTTGAGCCCAGAAGCCCACGAAACGATTGCTATTGCCATGAACCGCATCGGTGCCATGAGCAACTGCGGTGAAGGTGGTGAAGATCCGGACCGCAATACTCCTGCCGCAAACGGTGATATCCGTAGCTCTGCCATTCGCCAGATTGCTTCGGGCCGCTTTGGCGTGACGATTGACTACTTGCGCCATGCAAAGGACTTGCAGATTAAGATGGCTCAGGGTGCAAAGCCGGGTGAAGGCGGTCAGCTGCCGGCTCACAAGGTGAACGAATTTGTGGCACGAATACGCCACTCAATTCCGAACGTGTCCTTGATTTCTCCGCCGCCGCACCATGACATTTACTCCATCGAAGACTTGGCTCAGCTCATTTACGACTTGCGCAATGCAAACCCGAAGGCTCGTGTCTCTGTGAAGCTCGTTTCTGAAGTGGGCGTGGGTACGATTGCTGCTGGTGTCGCAAAGGCTCATGCCGACGTGGTGCTCATTTCTGGCCATGATGGCGGTACGGGTGCTTCTCCGCTTACTTCCATTAAGCATGCTGGTCTTCCGTGGGAACTCGGTATTGCCGAAGCGGAACAGACGCTTGTCCTCAATGACTTGCGTGGCCGCGTGAAACTCCAGGTCGATGGCCAGCTCAAGACGGGCCGTGACGTGGTGGTCGCAGCCCTCCTCGGTGCCGAAGAATTTGGTTTTGCAACGAACTTGCTCGTTAGCCTTGGCTGCGTGATGGACCGTAAGTGCCACACGAACCAGTGCCCGATGGGTATTGCAACGCAGGATCCGGAATTCCGCAAGCGCTTTGCCGGTAAGCCGGAATACGTTGAAAACTTCCTCTACTTCATTGCAGACGAAGTCCGTGAAATTTTGGCAAGCCTTGGCCTGCGTTCTCTCGAAGAAGCTTGCGGCCGTAGCGACTTGCTTGAACGCGATGAAGCTATTGCCTTCTACAAGGCTCACAACCTTGACTTCTCGAAGATTTTTGAAACCGTCAATGGCGGCATCAAGTCTTACGACAAGAACTACGTGAAGGAAGCTCTCGAAAACTTTGACCGTCGTGAACTCTTGCCGTTCGTTAGCGATACGCTCAAGAGCGGTGCCAATGTGGAACTCTGCACGGTTGTTCACAATACCGACCGTACGGTGGGTACGGAACTTTCCGGTGAAGTTGATGAACACTTTGGCGTGAAGGGTCTCCCTGAAGATACGATTAAGGTCCACTTGCACGGTGTGGCTGGCCAGAGCTTCGGTGCTTTCCTTGCTCCGGGTGTAACGCTTGACCTCGAAGGTGAAGCAAACGACTTTATGGGTAAGGGCCTCTCTGGAGGTAAGATTATCGTCCGCCCGCCTAGCAATGCAAGCTTCAAGGCTGAAGACAATGTCATTGCCGGTAACGTTATCGGTTACGGTGGAACTTCTGGTAAGATCTTCATCAACGGTCTTGCTGGTGAACGCTTCGGTATCCGTAACTCCGGTATGCTCCTCGTCTCGGAGGGTGTTGGCGACCATGGTTGCGAATACATGACGGGTGGCCGCGTGGTTGTGCTCGGTCGCGTGGGCGTGAACTTTGCTGCCGGTATGACGGGTGGCTTTGCTTACGTGTACGACGAAACGGGTCACTTCGACTTGAGCTGTAACGTAGATTCTGTGGACCTTGAAAGTGTGCTCCCGGGTACCGATAGCGAAAAGGAATTGCTTGATATCATCGGCCAGCATGTGAAGGCTACAGGCAGTGAAAAGGGCAATCGCATTCTTGAAAACTGGAATAGCGAACGTCCGAAATTTGTGAAAATATTCCCGGTGGATTACCGCAACGCATTACAGGGGAAGGCATAA
- a CDS encoding glutamate synthase subunit beta, with the protein MEQVKRIQDVYRPVEERVKDNKEVERKLTSIEVVNQAGRCHSCGIPFCHGAGCPLGNLVPEFNAAVALGNAERAYDIISKTAFFPEFTGRVCPALCESACTGNVHNDPVMVRQIEKFIIETAFEEGRVVLPEAEPNGKTAAVIGSGPAGLFAAEALRRKGFAVTVYEKREKAGGLLRYGIPNWKLDKSVIDRRVALLETAGIKFVYNTEIGKDIAAEYIHKNFDEVFLAIGTPNARDLKIPGRDAEGIFLALDFLHGAEKPGETNPEKFSAKGRKVLVIGGGDTGNDCVGKAIREGCESVLQVEFMPKPPEERSPSTPWPDWPYMLRTSYAQHEGGERRWNVSSKQFIVKDGRVAGVEAVRVEWEMSPQGRPLKPNEVPNSTEVIDTDLVVLAMGFTGVPAEGIVNDLGLSLTPRTAIIQDPARHIYAVGDCANGASLVVRAMADAKAKVATIK; encoded by the coding sequence ATGGAACAGGTGAAACGCATACAAGATGTCTACCGCCCTGTTGAAGAGCGCGTCAAGGACAACAAGGAAGTTGAACGTAAACTCACTTCTATTGAAGTGGTAAACCAGGCGGGCCGTTGCCATAGTTGCGGCATTCCGTTCTGTCATGGTGCGGGTTGCCCTCTCGGAAACCTTGTGCCGGAATTCAATGCAGCAGTCGCTTTAGGAAATGCGGAACGTGCTTACGACATTATCAGTAAGACCGCGTTCTTCCCGGAATTTACGGGCCGTGTTTGCCCCGCACTTTGCGAATCTGCTTGCACGGGCAATGTCCATAACGATCCGGTGATGGTCCGCCAGATTGAAAAGTTCATTATCGAGACCGCTTTTGAAGAAGGCCGTGTGGTGCTCCCCGAAGCGGAACCGAATGGCAAGACGGCGGCAGTGATTGGCTCTGGCCCTGCCGGGCTCTTTGCTGCCGAAGCGCTGCGTCGTAAGGGCTTTGCTGTCACGGTTTACGAAAAGCGTGAAAAGGCCGGTGGCCTGTTGCGCTACGGTATTCCGAACTGGAAACTCGACAAGTCTGTGATTGACCGCCGCGTGGCTTTGCTTGAAACTGCTGGAATTAAGTTTGTCTATAATACCGAAATCGGTAAGGATATTGCTGCGGAATACATCCACAAGAATTTTGACGAAGTCTTCCTTGCAATTGGTACACCGAATGCCCGTGACCTTAAAATCCCGGGCCGCGATGCCGAAGGCATTTTCCTTGCTCTCGACTTCTTGCATGGTGCCGAAAAACCGGGCGAGACGAATCCGGAAAAGTTCTCCGCCAAGGGCCGCAAGGTGCTCGTGATTGGCGGTGGCGATACGGGTAACGACTGTGTCGGTAAGGCCATTCGTGAAGGTTGCGAAAGCGTTTTGCAGGTGGAATTCATGCCGAAGCCGCCTGAGGAACGTTCTCCGTCCACTCCGTGGCCGGATTGGCCATATATGTTGCGTACAAGCTATGCACAGCATGAAGGTGGTGAACGTCGCTGGAATGTGTCGTCTAAGCAGTTTATTGTGAAAGACGGTCGCGTTGCCGGTGTCGAAGCGGTTCGCGTGGAATGGGAAATGTCCCCACAGGGTCGTCCGCTCAAGCCGAACGAAGTCCCGAATTCGACCGAAGTCATCGATACAGATTTGGTGGTGCTCGCCATGGGCTTTACCGGTGTGCCTGCCGAAGGTATCGTGAACGATCTCGGACTTTCGCTCACTCCGCGTACGGCGATTATCCAGGATCCGGCCCGACATATCTATGCAGTTGGCGACTGTGCCAATGGAGCCTCCCTTGTGGTGCGCGCCATGGCCGATGCCAAGGCAAAAGTTGCTACAATTAAGTAG